ACCGAGGCCGATCTGAGCGGGCATCTGGAAGGACAGAACGAGAAAGCACAGGAGCAGGAGAAAACTGACCCGTCCGCAGAAGCCGATTCGGTATCTCTGGCAGAGCGCGACTACCAGCTTCGCTCGGCCCTGAACCTGCTCAAAGGGATTCATATCCTGAACCCTAAGACCAGGGGCATGACGAAAGGAAACAGTCAGTGAAAGCAGCCGTCACACTGCTGGCGCTGGCGCTCCTGGCCAGCGCCAGCCTGGCTTCCGCGGAACCCGGCAACCGGACGCTGCCACCCACCATCGCGATCATCATCGACGACATGGGCCATGACCTGGCCGAGGGTGAGCGTCTGGCCATGATGGACCAGCCCCTGACCCTGGCGTTCCTGCCCTACCGCCGCCATACCGATACCCTGGCGCGCCTCGCCCATCGCGAGAACAAGGAAATCATGCTCCATGCGCCCATGGCCAACACTCGCAATTTCGGGCTCGGCCCAGGTGGCCTGACGCCGGACATGGACGAACAAAGCATGGCAACAACTCTTCGCCGCGCCCTGCAGTCAATTCCCCATGTTCGCGGGGTCAACAACCACATGGGCAGCCTGCTGACCCAGCAACTGCAGCCCATGGACTGGATCATGAAGGAGCTGTTCCGGTACCCGGTCTATTTTGTCGACAGCCGCACCATCGCTTCCACGGTTGCCGGCGATGTGGCCGAAGCCTACCGGATTCCGACCCTGGCACGGGATGTCTTCCTCGATCACGAGCAGACCGAAGAGTTCATTGATCGCCAGTTCAAGCTGCTGATCAAGCGCGCCCGCGAAAACGGAAGTGCCATTGGCATTGGCCATCCTCACAAGGTCACCGTGGATTATCTGGAAAAGCACCTGCCAGAACTGGACCGCCAGGGCATCGCCATTGCTACGGTCAGCGGGCTGTGGGCCATGCGCAATGGCAATCGCGAGATGTTTGCAGAGGGCGAAAAGCAGGCCATCCGACCTGCCCTTGCGC
The nucleotide sequence above comes from Marinobacter gudaonensis. Encoded proteins:
- a CDS encoding divergent polysaccharide deacetylase family protein; amino-acid sequence: MKAAVTLLALALLASASLASAEPGNRTLPPTIAIIIDDMGHDLAEGERLAMMDQPLTLAFLPYRRHTDTLARLAHRENKEIMLHAPMANTRNFGLGPGGLTPDMDEQSMATTLRRALQSIPHVRGVNNHMGSLLTQQLQPMDWIMKELFRYPVYFVDSRTIASTVAGDVAEAYRIPTLARDVFLDHEQTEEFIDRQFKLLIKRARENGSAIGIGHPHKVTVDYLEKHLPELDRQGIAIATVSGLWAMRNGNREMFAEGEKQAIRPALAQKK